TCAATCTTCTGCAACATGTTTgggaaaatgaatgaaaattgattttgccTCCCAAACTTGATTCTGGCCAAAGCTACAAATCCGAGCATGTacgattaattaaaatttatatgatgtGGGGCATGTAcgattttctttaattttccaCTTTTAACCTCAACCCTGTTGCGATGATGACGGTGGTTCTCCGTTTGTGGCTATCAGGTTGAAGAAGATAATTGTTGCTGGCTTACTACTTCTTTGCCTTTGGTATGGCccatttattgtttttttttttttggtcttgaAGATATTGATGTTAAATACTTAAACCAATCAAGTTGCTCTATAATGTGTTTTTCAcgcaaatgttttttttttttttttatcttcatgcaaatttattaaatttttattaaaaaaagtatatatcaaatttatttattaaatttttaaatataattgtttttgatgattatttttaaatacaattaaaaCCTATAacttatacatttatatatgttaaagaCCCTTTTGGTAATTTACACATTTAAAAGCAATTTTAACTCAAATTATCTAAATAACATCAAATATTGAGAATCGCTTTTACGTTaatctatccaaaaataaaCCAATTCTGCTCAACtcatttttaaccaaaatcaattctaccaaactaaattttgtcaaaatcaattattttcgacgcagaaccaaacacatacttatTTGGCTAGCCATCACAACATATCCCAGGGAATTCCTTGACGATCCATAGGATACACGAGTCTCTAGACTTATATCGAATAAAAAGTCGATGACATGTGCGAATGCATGAATCTTATAACCAAACcaactagtattttttttttatttgaaaaaaaaaatggatttgttTGACTTTAAACATATCCCATAAGAAAAAATTACCGAACACCCGAGGAGATTTGTTGAATGAACACCCAAAGAATAGAGATAGATAACTGAATGAAgttttttctatattttcttttttcttttttttttttaagtagaaCTAGTGGGCCACCTTAAAGTTGAAAAAATGAAGTGTCTCGGATTCAAACCCgagctcctgcacatatagtgtgatgtccctaccaactgagctagcTCACCGGGACTATTTTCATCGTCTTTTATcgaagataaaaaataaacaaagatgAGATACAttgtttgcttaaaaaaaaaaaaagatgagatACATTGTTAGTAGCTATAAATTAAACCACTAAGTTTGGTCAAGTGGTGAAGAGTTTGGGTAAAATGTTATAGGTCTTGGGTTCgatcattgtaaacaaaaaaattaataaggattaattgtaacaaaaaaaaattataagataagGATTAATTAAAAAGTTATACCAACCCTAAACAAAATTTCTCTCTTGCTATATATTCAACTACTTCCTTATTACTCTCTTCTCCAGAACAACACTCTCCTACTTCTATTCAATTCACTTTCTTTCTCAACTCATTAGAGGCAACAAGGTGAACACGATTTCTTACATTAAAATGAGTTGTTGAATTAGTGCAAGGGAATGAAGAATATTCACAtatcatatttatataatttaatagtcTCCACTCCTGGCTCCACAGTGTTAAAAAGTCTCATATCGGTTGCGATCTAAACAATGTTAAAAAGTATCACATGGATTGTGAAATGGCCTGGTTTGTTGGGGTTTTTGGGAAGAGTTAAGATAATATATATCAGAGTCTTCTCCACAATCCACTCGACCTAGTTTGTTGGGGTTTCTAATCGGGCCATTGTATCCGCGCACCAAGCCCAACAATGTTCGGCACATCTCGCAATTGATATGAGTCTTCTTAGTATTCAAACAAATTGTTTAGTTTACAAGTGTAAGAATAAAAAGTGATATGATTGCTTAGACTTTCAAATTGCAACCCATATTTTCATGTTACAACATTTATTCAtgacttttatatttttgtggttttatatatatttcatataatagttCTTAGCACTTCAAATATCTAATAATTGAGTTTACTCTCAGAATTTCAGATGGAGGGTTGTGAATCACCTTTATCATCATCCTGGGATTCAGAACCTGAAACTGATATCTCGTCTATGATCAATTGTGATGGCATGCCTGATCAAGGATCCCTTCAAAGTATTAACCTTGAAGAAAATTATCTTGATATGGAAGAACAAAACCAGTTTGTTGGGGTCGAAAATTCGGATGATGGTTTATTGTGGGAGATGGACAATAGAAGTTATGAAGAGTTGCTCAAAAAGTTCTTGGAAAAGGAGGAAGAGCTCAGAGTTTCCAATTTTAAGCTTACACTTTCCGAACAAGAGATTATCAAGTTGAATGTTCAAGTTGAGAATAGTGACGCTCAGCTTGATAATGTGAGCAAACAATTAAAGCTGAAAGAGGAGGAGTTGCTTAAACAAAAAGAGCTTTCGGAAGAAGAGATTTTCGAGTTGAAGATTCAAATTGAGAAAAGTGAGAATCGGCTTAATAATGTGAATAAAGAATTGAAGCGGAAAGAGGAGGaactaaaaatacaaaaagagCTTTTGGTAGGAGAGGTTTTCAAGTTGCAAAAACAAATTGCTGAATTGGATACTCATATTATTCCAGAATTTTCCTGCAGGATTACAAATTTGGTGGAACGGCATGAGGTAGCTCACGAAAAGCTCAAGATACTAaactttgaaaatgaaaatttaaaaaaggaaCTTGAGAAAAAGTCAACTGAGACTCATGAATTGCAAGGTCAACTTAAAGTTGCACAAGAAAATATGGCTAAATCAGAATTGGAGTTAGTTTCAAATAGAAAGCAAATTCAAATGCTAGGAGATTCGGTTATAATGTATGAGTCTAAAGCAGCTAACTATGAGCAAGAGGTTCAAAAATTGAACTCTGaattacttgatttgcaagcTAAGTTCTCTTTGGAGAAAGATGAGCTGCATTTGGATATCGCAAGTTCTCTtgattttttgtcaaaattgaaaatagaattGACCTCTCAACTGGTGGATTGTCAGTCTAGAAACAAGGAATTAGAAATGGTTTTGGAAGAAGAAATCAATTGTTTGAGGGAAGAACTTGGTCAGAAAATGCATCTTGTTGAAGCCGCAAATAAGGAAACAGAGATGGTAGTGATTGAAAGGGATGAAGCGAATGCTAAGATTGATAAGCTTGAGGCTGACGTATGCTCCCGCGATGATGAATTATCAAATATAAAGAAATGTATGGAAAAGCTCCAAGCATCACTGAAGAGGCATCTGGTCAACTTTGAAACACTGAAGGAGCTGAtggtcaacaaaaaaattaatatgaatgaaagaaaaatgtGGAAACTGAGAGTGGAAGATCTTGAAAAAGAGGTGTCTAGACAGAATGGTGTGATCTCAGATAAAGATGAAGAGAAGAGGGAGGCAATTAGACAGTTATGCTATTCACTTGAGCACTGCAGGAGTGGATATCATGAATTATTGATGCTGAAAGAGGAGGAACTGAATAAACAAAAAGAGCTTTTTGAAGAAGAGATTTTCGAGTTGAAGATTCAAATTGAGAAAAGTGAGAAACGGCTTGACACACCCTTAAAGATAGACGAATAGTTTTAAGTTGCAATCTAAACGATAAattgtttcttttctattttgagTTTGAAAGCAcattttttctactttttttttagctgcaaaaaattattaataatgatcAGATCTCTGCACAAGACGTAGAGAGACCTGGAAAAGAGAAGTGTAcgtagtatattttttttacggaaaatgCTGAAAGGAACGAGAGTTGTTGTCGTGAAAATCCCGCGAGTGACATGGCATCCTGATGGGGCCACTCTCTGAAATTCATCTATAGACAAAATGCCCAAATTAACCCTAAATTGTTCGCCGCAAATACTCCTCTTCGTCCCTTCACCCTCCTTCCTTACAATCAACAACGCCATCGCCATCGTTCCACAACCGTGAGGATCAAATCGAAATCGAAACCAACAGATGTTGAGGATCATACCAAAGATATCTGCAGAAGAGCAGATGACGAACACCAAAAAATCGCTTAAATCAAAATCACTTCCCAATCTCATCGTCGATGACAAACATTCCACCGGAATTATTCACTGACATACTCTCCCTCTTACCGGTTCCATCTCTTCTCCGAGTCCGATCGACTTCAAAATCAATTCGTTCCTTAATCGATAGCATCAACTTCATCAACCTTCATCTCAAAAactctttcaatttcaatttaagCTTAATCCTTCGTCACAATTCTGATCTCTATCAAATCGATTTCTCTAACCTAACCACCGCCGTTCAACTCAACCACCCTCTCATGTGTTACAGTAACCGTATAACTCTCTTCGGTTCAGTAACAGTATACTACTCTCTTCTTTTTGTCTGCCTTTGATATTCTCTGATTTTTGTAGGTGATGGAGTTCGTCTACAAGTCACTTGCTGCAAAACTCATTGTTGGCACTTGGCATTATAAGCTAAATTGAACTTGGTGTGTTGGATTAAGTGTTAGATTAGATTATGTGAAACTGGTTTTTTTAGGATCTTGTTAGAAGTGCTTGTGTAGCTTAGTTGGTTGATTGAGAGTTGTTGTTTCCAAGTGTGTGtttggattttgttttgttactcCTGCTGTATTATGCAGGTTCTGTTTGTTGCCTTGCCTTTATACTCAAGGTTTTATTCTAATAAAGTTGtttccaaataaaaaaaaagaagtaaatatAGTTATAATAAGCTTGGTTGTTTTGCAATGTGCAGTAGGGTGATTGTGTGAAATGGAAACAATGGAGATAGAGATAAAAgaacaataataacaacaataaaggCAACAATAGAGATGAACCGGCCGCAATAGATATAAAGAATCGATGACAGTGATGAATTAGTGTTTATTGTTGACAATGGCTGCTGTTTTGTAGCATGTATGGTTGTGTTTTGCAGGTTTTCCATGAATAGCAGTCTAGCACTCTAACAGGTTAAAATTGCAAGGGAAGGAGTTAAATAGGTAGCAACCATTAATAAACTACTACTCAAGATCAAAATAGTGCACAATTGCTAAACAAAGACGGCGTGCTATGCTGATATGTGTGACTAGAGAGTCAACCGCATAATAATTTCGGTTAAAATACTTCGTCAACAAGGAATTGGCATTGAAGGCAGATGGAGTGAATCACAATTTAGATGCAAGTGATATAGAGGCATAATTGTAAAAAGTTATATTACATTGTTAATGTATGTACATTGTTGTAATATTTGAATATTGAATATATTGGAAGATTGAATATATTGAAGATTGATGCTTTCAGAAATCAAGTTTCAATATGATTGGTAATCTGTGTTTCAAAATCAATTACATAAAAATGATCGAAATTAAAAAATCCATTGTATTAAAGCCATAAAATGCTTAAAAACATAAATGAGGTCTAGTAACATTAAAGCCAAAATGATGCCAAAATCAAAACTAAACCATTCAATAATAAAGCTACACAAGCAGTTCATCCCGACAAACTCAGCCACAGCCTGAAACTTACATACTGCCCCACAATAGAGAAAATGCAAATATGCAGGAAAATTACACAGTTGAAATAGTAGGACTTCCCCTCCACTATGAATTCAATTTTTACCCTCTTCACACATGCCTGGGAGCACCCCAACATGAATAAAACTCACACATCTCCACTGCATCATGATAATGGGCGATCATTTATATGATGTTGTGCCTGCAAAAAGAGCACATGAATGAAATAATTAGTGACTtgtattaaaattgaaataggaGTATATTAAAACTTGACGatattgccaaaaaaaaaaatcaatacctGTAAAAGTTCTGAATACGAAATATTACTGTTTATGCTTTGAGAATAGTTTGGAGCCTAAAACAATTATATCTTGAATGAGTATTTTcataacataaatttatttgtaCAATTATAACTGAGGAGTTTTCTATATCTATTTTCACCTGATTAGCATcatcaatatatttttgattTGGATTGAAAGGAgctaaaattttatttacttgaatGCTCTCTTGTGTGCCAATCACATTAAGATCAATGCTCTGAGATGTAGAAAAATCTTCATAATCTTGAGCTTTAGATATACTAGGTCCCTgccataaaaaatgaaattagacATACATTTTATTATGTGTaagtaaagaaaataattaaacttGAAAATTTCAAGATTACCTCTTCTTGACTTTGATAATTGTtgctttttttgtttcttttttgagttttctttcCAACAAGCTTCTTTTTTACAACCTGATCAACCTTAGAAGCCTTCCTTTTGAAAGGAGGACGCCCTTTACTTCGAGCCTCTTTAGGGTCAAGAATTTTATTCCTCTGCTTTTGAACCAAACTATCTCTTTCAATAACCTCTGGAGGACTTTGTTTACATGTCAACTCAATTTTCAAGTCTTTGATCCAATTCATCACTTTCAATAGATCATCTTCAGTTTGTATCCCCAAAGAAGCAACTTCGTAAAAGGCATCACAAGCTTTACTAACACGCTGCAACTCTTCATTTCCGGCTAACTGATCAAAACTACATTTTATAAGTGTATGCCTCCTCTTAATATCCTTCCTCCACCTTGGCAATATATAAGAAGATGGCACTGACTCAGTTTTACCCGTGAGATTAAGAACACAAATGATATGTCTGCATAAAATACCTTTAAACTCAAATAAACAACATGTACAATGTATTTCAAAGTCCTTCTCATTGAATGATACCATGAACATTATGTTTTTAACTTTATCAAATACTTTTTTACTTTCTGTAACACAAAATGTTGAACTTAAACCCTCTATTCTTTCAAAGGAAGCACGACAGTACATCATAGCACCAACTTCTGCTTGAAACTCTTTGAATTTTGCATTGGTAAATGCCTTTTGGAATTGTGACTCAAATCCATAAAAACTTATACAAGCAATAATTCTATTGAACGAATGGAAATCAGCCAAgttttccttttcaattttatcttttaatgcATTATCATATTGTTCAACAAATTGCTTCAATGTTGTCTTTGAGTTCACATACCCGTCAAAAAATGAGTTCATACTTTCACTTCGTTGTGTAGTTGACATTCCAGCCCAAAATGTGTCTCTCACATACACGGGAGCCCAACGATGTCGCTCATCAAACAACCCTTTCAACCAATCATTATCATGCAATTCATAACTTTCAATCATTTTTTCCCACTTCTCCATGAAATCACTTATGCTCGATGAATCATATACAGCATCATGCAAAAGTATTTTGATAGACTCATAATCAGAGTGTCTACCCAATTTTTCTGGAACCTTTTTCATTATATGCCACAAGCACCACCGATGCCGAGCTTTTGGAAAGACAGCCTCAATTGCATTCTTCATTGCTCTATCCTGATCAGTAATTATGGCATTTGGTGCACGCCCATTCATACATGCTAACCATGTAGTGAACAACCAAGTAAAAGTTTCAGTATCTTCATTCGACAATAGGGCACAACCTAACAAAATTGATTGACCGTGATGATTTACTCCAACAAAAGGAGCAAAAGGCATGTCATATTTATTAGTTAAATAAGTGGTGTCAAATGTTATTACTTCACCAAAATACTCATAAGCAGCTCTACATCTGGCATCTGCCCAAAATACATTTCTTAAATGACTTGAGTCATCAACATccattacataaaaaaaatgactattttttctttgcatTCCAACAAAATAGTTTCGAATAGCTTCAGCATCTCCTATCCCAAGTCGAAGTCTCCTTAATTTGTCTATGTAGTTTCTACAATCTTTTTCCCCAAAGGTAAGATTATCATACCCATTCGCTTGAACAACCATAGACCGAAAATTTCTGCTTACATTTATCCCAGCTCGATCATTAAGCTCCAACCTTCTTTTTATATGAGGATCTAGATTCTTGTTGCATCTAAAATATCTTGATTTGCTTGGGCTTAATTCATGATTATGCTCAAGAGAAACTCTTGAAATTGTAACTGTTCCATCTAAAGACACACACACATTTACTCTAGCCTTACATTGTGATTTTGTGATAGGATTTGGCTTTAAAAGGTTTTTTGAATTACTCACGTAGCTTCTTGAACGACTACATCCTAGAGTAAAGTATCTTTTTCCATCATCTCCATTTTTTGAACTGATTTTACTAACTCCAAAACCCATACACCTAGCATAATTCTTGTAATATTTGGTAACTTCTTCTTGAGAACTAAATATCATTCCAACCTTAGgctcttcatcttcatttgtgtTACCACTCTCTTCTAATTTATCATCACAAGTTTCATTTATGTGACCACTCTCTTCCAATTTATCATCACAAATTTCATTTATATGACTAGTCTCTTCTTCGTCACAAGATGTAATCCTTTTCTCCACTAATAATGCAAccatttttaaaagaaagaaacttAAATTAATCAACTAATTATAACTGAAGGCAACAAGATTATTCTAGCTAGTAATATAAGgaaaagtaataaagataaattatacTCACTGTTGAATTGAACGAAATGCAGAATAGTTGCAGTGTTGGTATGGAGAGGTTATTATGCGGCGAGAACCACAATGATGACAACAACGAGAACGACGACAACGGCGTCAGAGGCTTCAATGGAGACAACCAGAATGAAAATAGACAGCAATAAAAACAACGAAAACGACAACCGCAACAATAGATATATCGAGTCGATGATAGTGAATTAAACTGTCAATAATGGTTGATGGCGGCAAATCCTAACAGTGCGCGCTTTGGATTGATATAGGATTAGTGGGTAGTTTACATTCTTGAACAAAATAACACCGACGCGCGTGCAAATTTTTTtctacaatattttttatttattttattttcatattaatttattaataaaggAAACTGGTGGCAAGTGGTAACGCACGTGTTCGTGCAATTTCGTGGGGTGCCTGTCGCACCATATAGCACAGCTGTTTTTTTACTGCATTTTGTACCTTTTAGTTTGACTATTTAAGTTGTTGAGATATTGCTGGAGTTAATGCATGAAACAAATAGCTATGTATAACACAGTATAAGATGAAGTCAAGGATTGGTCTTGGAGGTCTCATTTTAGTCATCATGTTACGTTATTGGTGATTTT
This portion of the Trifolium pratense cultivar HEN17-A07 linkage group LG3, ARS_RC_1.1, whole genome shotgun sequence genome encodes:
- the LOC123914968 gene encoding protein NETWORKED 4B-like, with the translated sequence MEGCESPLSSSWDSEPETDISSMINCDGMPDQGSLQSINLEENYLDMEEQNQFVGVENSDDGLLWEMDNRSYEELLKKFLEKEEELRVSNFKLTLSEQEIIKLNVQVENSDAQLDNVSKQLKLKEEELLKQKELSEEEIFELKIQIEKSENRLNNVNKELKRKEEELKIQKELLVGEVFKLQKQIAELDTHIIPEFSCRITNLVERHEVAHEKLKILNFENENLKKELEKKSTETHELQGQLKVAQENMAKSELELVSNRKQIQMLGDSVIMYESKAANYEQEVQKLNSELLDLQAKFSLEKDELHLDIASSLDFLSKLKIELTSQLVDCQSRNKELEMVLEEEINCLREELGQKMHLVEAANKETEMVVIERDEANAKIDKLEADVCSRDDELSNIKKCMEKLQASLKRHLVNFETLKELMVNKKINMNERKMWKLRVEDLEKEVSRQNGVISDKDEEKREAIRQLCYSLEHCRSGYHELLMLKEEELNKQKELFEEEIFELKIQIEKSEKRLDTPLKIDE
- the LOC123914969 gene encoding protein FAR1-RELATED SEQUENCE 6-like is translated as MVALLVEKRITSCDEEETSHINEICDDKLEESGHINETCDDKLEESGNTNEDEEPKVGMIFSSQEEVTKYYKNYARCMGFGVSKISSKNGDDGKRYFTLGCSRSRSYVSNSKNLLKPNPITKSQCKARVNVCVSLDGTVTISRVSLEHNHELSPSKSRYFRCNKNLDPHIKRRLELNDRAGINVSRNFRSMVVQANGYDNLTFGEKDCRNYIDKLRRLRLGIGDAEAIRNYFVGMQRKNSHFFYVMDVDDSSHLRNVFWADARCRAAYEYFGEVITFDTTYLTNKYDMPFAPFVGVNHHGQSILLGCALLSNEDTETFTWLFTTWLACMNGRAPNAIITDQDRAMKNAIEAVFPKARHRWCLWHIMKKVPEKLGRHSDYESIKILLHDAVYDSSSISDFMEKWEKMIESYELHDNDWLKGLFDERHRWAPVYVRDTFWAGMSTTQRSESMNSFFDGYVNSKTTLKQFVEQYDNALKDKIEKENLADFHSFNRIIACISFYGFESQFQKAFTNAKFKEFQAEVGAMMYCRASFERIEGLSSTFCVTESKKVFDKVKNIMFMVSFNEKDFEIHCTCCLFEFKGILCRHIICVLNLTGKTESVPSSYILPRWRKDIKRRHTLIKCSFDQLAGNEELQRVSKACDAFYEVASLGIQTEDDLLKVMNWIKDLKIELTCKQSPPEVIERDSLVQKQRNKILDPKEARSKGRPPFKRKASKVDQVVKKKLVGKKTQKRNKKSNNYQSQEEGPSISKAQDYEDFSTSQSIDLNVIGTQESIQVNKILAPFNPNQKYIDDANQAPNYSQSINSNISYSELLQAQHHINDRPLS